The DNA region atttattttctttattatgactatgtataacatattaaacaaaacaaattaaaaatatttttacaaagtttttcataaatcatatttaGTCCAAATCAACCCAACTTTTAAATGAACGAAATTTGGATGAGTCGGGATGGATTGAGTTATTAATGGGCTGGGCAACCATATTTGAGCAGGTTGAGTAGGTCATAATTTTACAGCCTAATTTTGTCACCCAAAAATTGTCTAATAGTAAGTAAAGCAAGGAGAAGGGAAGAAAATAAAGTTGGTACCTCTTTTCTAACTTCAGGGTCTCTGAAGGCTAAATCAACAACATCTTGAGTGGGAATTATTTTCCAAGTTGGGATAAAGTTGCAAAGTTTGGTCAATACACTGATCACCATTGGATGTGGCCTCATATCATCCGCAATCTGCTTGACAATTGAAAGATCAATAAACATATAGCACACAAATTTTAATGGAAAAGAAACCAAcaaaagaaacaaaagaaaaaagaaagaagacaaTAACTAACACTTGAATTCACTTTAAAAAGTGTGTTAGTATCATGTGTTTAACAAAATTAACTCCTTACTTTTTCTAAAAATATAATCGAGAAAAACTCTCAAGGCTAGTGACATATGATTTGGAACTAGGCTGATGATAAATTCGGCCTTCTACCATTCTCCACTTAAATATTAGACTTTTATCTATAACAAAGTTGAAATCCTTGACATGCGCCTAAATTGCAAtaacacataaattaacttataAGCTCGTCCCTTTATCCTTCTTTGTACGCAACAAAATTTAAACTCGTAACGTGCGCCTAATTCATACATCAGGTGTTGTGCTCTTACAACTAGACCAAAGCTTCCTTAATTTTAAGGTTCTAATTTTTTTTACAACAATTGTTAGTTTATGTTTGAAAGCTATGGAAGAAAATTCGATATATGAGAGAAAAAGATCACTTAAATTGCATGATAAAATTTCCCAAGAAATTCTCCTTGTTTTTTTCAGAGGCAATTGCAGAGACACACAGGGGCTCTACAACCAAACCAAACTTACTTTAAACTAATTCCATATTTGTGGATATTATCAAAGCTTGTTTCCATAAAGTTAGTAAAATGTCAAATTAAACCCAAAATATTCATAAAAATAGAAGGTTCAGAACAAATTCAACAACTACGCAAAAATCAAGTTCGTTTTCATACAGTTAGTAAAATGTCAAATTAACGTCATAATATCATATTACTCCCAACAAAACCATCATTAAGAATTGAATTGGTACTAGTTTGTACATATCAAGTCGTTTTCATAGAGTAAGTAAAGCGACAAATTTGAACCAGAATAGTCATATCACTCCAAAACCACCGTCCACGTGCAAGATTCAGATCCAAGCAAAATTTCTTCAACctctcccaatttttttttttttttttaaagtctccGATCCTAAGCAAGTTGTGGTCAATCATATATAGTACTCCTCCGTTCAAAAAGAGTGTTTACTtaatctttatttttttattcaaaAAAAATGTTCACTTATCCaatcaagaaagaattagtcTTACTTTTTAAAATTTTCCCTTATTAAGTGATAAGTGACCAAATCTCAATACTTATTGAATTAGAGGCATTTTaatcaaattacttatttttgtaTAAAAGTTGTATTTTCTTAATAGGTGTGTAAATgaataagtggacactctttttgaattgGTTCTATTGTTTAAGCCGGAGCCAAatattttaatttctaaattttgAACCAGGATTCCTTTTTGTTTATCAAGTTCTGGATAGATTAGTCATGCAtatttcaaaaatatatatatatatatatatatcaatatataatTTGAATTAAGATCCATCAATGTAGCTCCGCaacaaaaacaaaggaaaaaaataaataacaaaCCACCACTTATACCATGTAACTACGACCACTTCGTAGCAAGGGAACAAATAGAAAGGACTTTAATTGTTACATTAAAAAGTAATCAGATTTGTCCAAAACCGAGTAAAACAATAAAACTTTCCCGTGAGCTAAGCCCTGCTTGCACGTTCTTGGTCAAAACACTAACAACGCCTCAAtagttttaattaattaaacaaacACAAGTTGGAATTAAAATGGAATATAGGGCTCTTCTTCCTAAAAGATGGGGGTGGTTGGTGTAGAAGCGGAGTTACAATTTTGAATTTATGAATTGTTCAAATTAGAAAAAGCAACTTGTtttgaataaattatttataaatattaagtGGGTTTTTAAAAACAAATATAGTGTCGGCCCAAAGCAATTAAATTCTGTGAACTTGTAAGCAAAGCTGTAGCTCCGCCCCAAATGGCTGCTAAGGGTGCGGGTGatgaagagttttttttttttgccaacaACTACGACGCTTTAGTCATAAACAAGTAGTACTCTGACTATTTGAATCGTTATTTAGTTGAAGTCAGCTACGCGAATCGTAATTTAGTTGAAGTCAGCTACGTGAATCGTTACTGACCATATTAATTTATTAAAAATTATTTCACGCTATATCATACAAACACGAATAATTTTGCCAATAAGAGAGATGAAATTTAGTTTGATGGGTTTAATTTTGCAAACGTACCTTACACATAGGAGCAATTAAAACAGCACCATCCCAAAACTCAGGTTTCTTTCTGTGTAAAAGAAGAGCAACAGCTCCTCCCATGGATTCTCCCATCAATATTCTCATCTTTTTCTTATTCTCCTTCCTTTCTGCATTTattacaaacaaacaaaaaagaataagtcaatATCCACCAATTATCAAAACCCCAAGAAAATAGGAATGAAAATAAATAAACACATGGCCCTTAAAAAGAGTTATATGATTCATTGAATCATGGGGTTCTAGTAAAAAAATTATAAGTAATATATACACTCATCATCAGTATAATTTAACCTGTTATACAAGATTACCTGTCATTCATTATAGGTTACCAATCAATGTTTGTTAAATGGAGTTATCATCACTTAACGTTTTAAATGACAAAACTATATCATAAGACCACCAAAGGTCGTAATGGAGTATTAAGTACTCCATTCTTAGACGTTTGAGGTTCGAACTTTGGGAATGAAATCGCATTTGGATTACTGGTGAAAAAACaactttttaaaaaagaaattagattcttTTTGGTAAGGTGAAGGTCTATCGAAAACAGTCTCTCAACCTTTCAAGATAAggttaaggtctgcgtacactctaaaCTCTCCAGAACCCACTCGTGAAATTTCATTGGGTATGCTGTGATTGTTATtatattcttttggtatataagGGTTAAAAACAGAGCAAATTAGATGAGATGAAAAATAAGTACCAGAAATTTTGGAATAATGATCAgaacaatcatcaacaacagcaTCAAAACTAGGAACATATCCTTGAAGTCCTTCTGATTTTCCATGGCCTTCATAATCCATACCATAAACTGCAAATCCTGCTTTTGCCAGTCTAATTCCAGCATCTGTTTAAAAAAGTAAATTACAAAAAATATATTAGTTTCAGTAATCCAGATACATATAATAATTtacgaaaaaaattaaaaaaatacctTTCATTGAGATACTGCACTCCATTGCATATCCATGGCAGAGAAAAATCAAACCTTTTGGTTCACAATCTGTTGGGACCCAACTACATGTAAATAATTTCATCCCTCTTGAATTAAGTATGTATTCCTGTAAATCAACAAAAAGAAATTAGAACTCAAATCAGTCAAACTAAGAAAATTCTTACAAAATTAAATctacaacaataaaataagaaAGGGTTCTTAGCTTACCTCTTCATATCTAACAGCCTCATATTCATTAGCCTGttattaaaaaataaagataaCATATACATTAATTATCAAGGAtaacacaaaaagaaaaaaatagagagattaaagagaagtaaaaaagaaaaactcACCATGAAGAAGGGTATATAAGAAAAAAGAACTAGAATGAAGTAATAGGAAGAAGAATAATGGATATGTTGTTATTTATAAGTCTAATAATATTGTGTAGAGATGGTGCTAAGAATATTTGGAAAGGAACCAATGGATATATTTGAAGAGATAATATATATAAGAGTAGAAGGAATATAAAGAATCCGAAAGTGAGAAGGAATTGGAGTTTATTTAGTAGCAGTAGAAGAAgtatgataaaaattgtgaagaGATTATAAGCTATTTATAATATCATGATTCATgattaaaaaacaaaaactatttataatataatatatagtTTCTGAGAAAGCCTTGTCAGCATATATCTACGACGGCAAATTGGGTTTGTAGGGTACACTCTGTCACCACTTGGGTTCtgcttttaaattttatatttttctaTTTACAAGTGATTTTAAAAGTACGTAATACGCTGgctgtatgattttttttttttggaattgtaACACATTTGGTCCCTGAATTATTGATATATTTTGCTTTTAGTATTGTAATTTGAATTAGTACCAAAAGTAAGtgcaaaatgtttttttttcttgcGGTTGATGTAAACTATCCTTGTGATATATGAGTCAacatatttaatttttaattaattaggaTGTGTATTTGTGATCCCTTCAGGTagaaaatatgttatatttaaTTATTACACATACTTATAGAATTATATATTACCGTCAAATATGATGTAATAGTTTAAATTTAACATAACAAATGCTACATTAAGTGTTGGAACGGTTAATTTTATTGTAAATTTGCACTTATTCACTAGAAAAGGGATGTAAAGTGCATAATTCAATTTACTGAAGGTTTAATGTGGTTAGTGAGATATCATAAGGATCACAATTAGAACTTATCAATAATTGAGGGAGCAAAAGTGCTATTAacatctttcttttcttttttaactaTTTCATAATAGATTTGTCTTACTTTTCAGGTTATTAATATTACTCTTTCATATATTCTTCTTTTATGTCTAGTCAGGAAAATTAGTTAAAGATAAGGGTGTGTGGTAGTTTTTCAAAGTGAGAATAGTGAGGAGAAACCTGAGGTGGTTCTTCTTGCATTGGATTGACTTGGTACGGAAAGATATGCTAAAATTTTGCATCAAATTCGAAAATAATACCTgacttttattttgttttattttattgtgAAGAGTaggttcatggttcggtttgagtcggttattttttaaaaaaatgatcaAATCAACTTAATCGATTTTTCAAATGTtagaatcaaatcaaatcaattaagTCGGTTTTTCATTGCTTCGATTTTTGttggttttctcgggttttttcaattttttgattttttgtcagtttttatttaaatatatgaCAATATACGTCCAAACACATATTAAATTGACCATTTTCTAGCATAACACTACCAAATCAATTACTCCTatttgagagagaaaaaaaaaagaaatataaacCTAATCAAGTTATATACGTGCTTTCTCCAAAATTTATATGCATCATCTAAGAAATTAATCATTttcaaggaacatgaaaaaaaaaattcttatgaTGAATTTGTTTTTGTGCAATAAATTAAAATCTAGTTGTGATATACCAAGATATTTTGATGAATAATTACGGGACTCAAAAACAAGTTATTTTGAACAAGAAATAGATTCTTAAaattatcaaaataaaaataacaaatcaAACTATAAAGTAAAGATAAAAACATAAATTATTAATCAATAATGGAAAAGAATAATATCGTAAGATTTCatactttctttctttctctctctctctctcaaagtAACAGCGATGATTGTTGACCACAATTTGTAGTGGAAGACGATCGAACAATGAGAAGAGAATTGGTGTTGCAGTCTTGAAGGAGGAAAATTTTAGATTCTAAAATGGGGCAGAAATTGAGAATACAGGTGAAAGACAAAAATGTTCTTATTTTAATGTGTTGGCTGAAAATATTATGGGCATTAAGGAAATCAAAATATGGGTACAATGCTAACCTACTATCTTCATGTAATGGTtagcaaatatatatatgttgtcggTTTGATTCGGTTATTTTTTGCTTAAAGTCAAAATCAAATCACATTTTGCCAGTTTATAAAATGAAAAATCAAaatcaattcaaataaaaaagtgtcggtatttttttttttccgattcGATTCGATTCGATTTtcgatttggtttgatttttagTGAAGACCCCTGAAGAGTACGAAATATCACAGATGAAATCAAAAGTCCTCTTTATATATACCACCTGAACCCAGAAAGAAAAGTTATCACACACTAACTTTTGGTTTTCTTAcaattataattttcttgaaaaGAAAATTTATCATACACTAGCTAGTGGTGGTAAGCTAAGGTTAAACTAGCTAGTGGTGGTGAGCCAAGGTTAATTTTGGTTGACGGATTATTACCAAAATTTAAAATAGTAACTCTTTTAGTTTTGAGAGGAAAGAGGCCACCAAAATAGCCAATGATGTTTACCTTGCTCCAATAATAATTGCTTCACCAATACTATAACATTTTTTATGTCAGACTCTATACATTGTGTTATCACCTTCTAAAATTCCTGTGTTCTAATAAACAAGTCATTATCCGTGTAGTCTTAATTAGTTAACTATTGACATTAGTTTAtgttttgatttttaaagcaaacaTAATCATTATTCACCTTAATTTACAGTTTAATACTCTCTGGattaaaaaaagtgtccacttaacctttttttccttgagaaaaaaaaagtgttcacttatcaaatcaagaaagaattaaccttaccttttcagatttgcccctattaagtgttttTTGACATTAATTTATGTTTTGACTTTTAAAGCAAACATAATCGTTATTCACCTTAATTTACagtttaatactccctccggattaaaaaaGTGTCTACTTAACCTTTTTTTCTTAagtaaaaaaaagtgtccacttatcaaatcaagaaagaattaatcttatctttccagatttgcccctattaagtgttttGTGATCAAATCCTaatatctatttaattaggggtaatttTATTTTTGTCTaagagttaatattttcttaaaggaTGTGCAAATGGTTAAGTGAACACTAATTTTTATCCGGATGGATTAATATCGATAAAAACAATATCTCGCATAACATAACATGTGTCTATTTAATTCTGGTTATATTTCCTTCTCCATCTTTTAAAATCTTGACCCTATAGTTTTCACTTTCTTGGTCCCTTTTTGACTTCGCTCTTTTTTAGACACCTGGAACAAATATGactatgtatttttattttttaggtgTCACATTCAGTTATGAATTATTTCATCAAGTATAAGTTCTGTTTCTAAGCACAAATATCAAATTATTTTGTCCGTCAAGATTTTGACAAATAAGAAGAGATCGGATGGTGTTTTTTCCTCTTCGCTATGACACACATTTATACAGGTGATAAAAAATGATCAACTTCTTACGAATATCAATTGAATTATTCAAAGAAATTTAAAATAAGAATGCAAATCTATGGCATTGATCTTCAATCTTATTAGTGACTTGTGATTACTAATATCTAGCTTATATTAACCTATGTGATCTATTAACCGACAGCTACGTTTTATTGAGTCAACTATATATATGGAGATGGATCCCAAATTTTCGTGCcattcttcttgattttttttttttaaagaaagattGTGTCCatatgtttatttatttatttaattatctaTCTTATATTGTTTGGTAATTAGTCAATGAGTGTACATGTCATATGTCGCAAGCCTATAGCAAAGTTGCAAATTATTTAAGGCATTATCCTTTTTCAACATTTACATAAATTTAATACTACAACTTATATCTGTGACGTGCAAACTAGTTTtaaaatatgaaaatggtagACTTTTCAAAAGGGTGATTTTTTACTTAAAACCCGAACCAATTAGTCTTAAGACACGGTTTAATTAGTATATATGTGTTCTTTATTCCTTTTGAGCCGACGGAAACAAGTTTGCGTACATCCTATTCTCCTCAGACTCACTTGTAGGACTACACTAGGTATATTAttgtgttctttctttctttcttttatcttttttattaataattatttTTGACATTGTCAATTTATCTACTGACGATCTATACATATTTACACAATCAAGTTCTTTAAGAACCAACGGGAAGTCAGTTCTTACATAAGGTATAAGTTAGTAACATAAAAAAGGGTGAATATTAACATGTTGGAAGTAGTAAAATTACAGTGAGCAAGTAAAATTGTTTAATAATTAAGCGTTTGTTTGGTTTAGAAGTAAGTTACATTATACATTGAGATATTAGTAGTGCAACTTAAATATATATTGTTTATGCATTAATTAATAAAAAGATTGCTAAATGTGAATTGCTTACTCTAAAAGCGCATGTTTATATTTAAATTGTTTAATCTCTCCATTGCTAATATACGTATTTTGTTCCATATTCTATCCCGTTACAAAATAATACATCAATTCTCTTATATAATTTTATGCGGGATTTTTAATACCTCTAATCACACATTGTATTATTTTATATGACTGTTTATGCTGAGATTAATAATCAATATATACTACATAAATACTTACCCGAATAGGATGTTTACACATAACTAAATAATTAATCTTAAAAGTTAACAAATCAAAGTGAAAATGCATATCACTAAATTATGAATAAGTGTTAAAAAGTGAACATGCAAGAAATATGGCTTTCATTTATTGACTTAGTGTAAACACCCGATACTATAAATTTTTACCATTTATACATTCCAATCAAATATTGATTATCTGAATTCTTTATGTATTTATGTTGGAATTAAGTATTCCAATTCTCCACCCAAATGACCCTAAGGGCATACAACTTAAGCTTTATGCAAACTCCCTTTTCTTGTCCTATTATCTTATCATACTACTTAATATTTATTCGCTATCAATTTTTCTGTTTGCATGTATTCTATGTTTTTTGTCACATGGTTCATGAGTTCAATTAATCAACAAATTCACATAGTAAGATAGTACAAAGACAAGAGAAAACGTATTTTTTGCGCGTCTGGTTGGACTCATTAGAAATCTGTCCACTTTTTGGAAAAGCCttttcaaaaaataattttataaggATCAATTAAAGACGGTCATTTTGACATAGCCGCCCCTAAAGTGTGTGGTTTCTGAGCAAACAGCAAACTGTCCCCTattttgttcttttctttttgttcaaTTGACACCCTTTTAATGAGCAAACAGACGTTGTTAGTTCAAGTTTTATTGTTATTGATTCTTCCTCAGATTTTAAGTGATGGAATCGTTAGAGATCTCGAGTTTAAGTCACAAAAACCGATAAGTTCTTCTAGAAAATTTTACCTTAGTAGGCTTATCCGGCTTGAACCTATGAACC from Lycium barbarum isolate Lr01 chromosome 10, ASM1917538v2, whole genome shotgun sequence includes:
- the LOC132613825 gene encoding caffeoylshikimate esterase-like; amino-acid sequence: MANEYEAVRYEEEYILNSRGMKLFTCSWVPTDCEPKGLIFLCHGYAMECSISMKDAGIRLAKAGFAVYGMDYEGHGKSEGLQGYVPSFDAVVDDCSDHYSKISERKENKKKMRILMGESMGGAVALLLHRKKPEFWDGAVLIAPMCKIADDMRPHPMVISVLTKLCNFIPTWKIIPTQDVVDLAFRDPEVRKEIRNNPLCYKGKPRLQTGFQLLTVSMELEQRLEEVTLPFLIVHGEEDTVTDPSVSKLLYEKASSIDKSFKLYPGMWHSLSYGEFPENRDIVFTDIVAWLEEKINMGNSRLERQQKQANDQNIPKITS